One stretch of Glycine soja cultivar W05 chromosome 7, ASM419377v2, whole genome shotgun sequence DNA includes these proteins:
- the LOC114418912 gene encoding ectonucleotide pyrophosphatase/phosphodiesterase family member 3-like translates to MGEEEESALLLSRSKRSSSTFTYCILLLIASMFLLAVYFSSSETAKLHHPVVILISSDGFRFGYQFKAPTPNIRRLIQDGTEAESGLIPVFPTLTFPNHYSIVTGLYPPHHGIVNNVFFDPLTGQQFTMQSHEPKWWLAQPLWETVLLNNLSAATYFWPGSEVHKGPWTCPTAFCQPYNGSVPFQDRVDTVLNYFDLPSHQIPSFITLYFEDPDHQGHRVGPDDSEITQSVARIDAIIGSLIQGLEQRGVFQDVHIIMVGDHGMVGTCDTKLVFLDDLAPWIQIPRDWVQYFTPILSIRPPPSVDPAHVVAKMNEGLNSGKVENGAKLKVYLKEDLPERLHYSDSDRIPPIIGLADEGFKVEQNRTGKKECGGAHGYDNAFFSMRTIFIGHGPRFARGKKIPSFENVQIYNLVTSILDIKGAPNNGSDSFPDSVLLPPA, encoded by the coding sequence atgggagaagaagaagaatcagcTCTCCTCCTATCCCGCAGCAAGCGTTCTTCTTCCACATTCACTTATTGCATTCTCCTCTTGATCGCTTCCATGTTCCTCCTCGCCGTCTACTTCTCCTCCTCAGAAACCGCCAAGCTCCACCACCCCGTGGTGATCCTCATTTCCTCCGACGGCTTCCGTTTCGGGTACCAGTTCAAGGCCCCCACTCCGAACATCCGCCGTCTGATCCAAGACGGCACCGAGGCCGAGAGCGGCCTCATCCCTGTCTTCCCCACCCTCACCTTCCCCAACCACTACTCCATCGTCACCGGCCTCTACCCTCCCCACCACGGCATCGTCAACAACGTCTTCTTCGACCCCCTCACCGGCCAACAATTCACCATGCAAAGCCACGAGCCCAAGTGGTGGCTCGCCCAACCCCTCTGGGAGACCGTCCTCCTCAACAACCTCTCCGCCGCCACCTACTTCTGGCCTGGCTCCGAGGTTCACAAAGGCCCCTGGACTTGCCCTACAGCCTTTTGTCAACCCTACAACGGATCTGTCCCCTTTCAGGACAGAGTAGACACTGTTCTCAACTATTTCGATTTACCCTCTCATCAAATTCCTTCTTTTATTACTCTCTATTTTGAGGACCCTGACCATCAGGGTCACCGGGTTGGTCCTGATGATTCTGAAATCACTCAATCCGTTGCCAGAATTGATGCCATTATAGGGAGCCTCATTCAGGGTTTGGAACAAAGAGGGGTTTTTCAGGATGTTCATATTATCATGGTTGGTGACCATGGCATGGTTGGTACCTGCGATACAAAGCTTGTCTTTTTGGATGATTTGGCGCCTTGGATCCAGATTCCACGAGATTGGGTCCAGTATTTTACTCCAATACTCTCTATTCGTCCTCCTCCTTCTGTTGATCCGGCACATGTTGTTGCTAAGATGAATGAAGGGTTGAATTCGGGAAAAGTTGAGAATGGGGCCAAATTGAAGGTTTATTTGAAGGAGGATTTGCCTGAGAGGCTTCATTACTCGGACAGTGATCGGATTCCGCCCATAATTGGTTTGGCGGATGAGGGTTTTAAGGTTGAGCAGAACAGAACTGGTAAGAAGGAATGTGGCGGTGCACATGGTTATGACAACGCCTTTTTCTCAATGAGGACTATATTTATTGGACATGGTCCTAGGTTTGCAAGAGGGAAGAAGATACCCTCCTTTGAGAATGTTCAGATTTATAATTTGGTTACTTCCATTCTTGACATCAAGGGTGCGCCTAATAATGGCTCTGACTCGTTTCCGGATTCTGTTCTTCTGCCTCCTGCATGA